Proteins co-encoded in one Melanotaenia boesemani isolate fMelBoe1 chromosome 23, fMelBoe1.pri, whole genome shotgun sequence genomic window:
- the sypl1 gene encoding synaptophysin-like protein 1 produces the protein MMTGFRLNLSPLKEPLGFVKLVEWLTAIFAFGSCGGYVGRNIISIFCGDGRNETLNANFHYPFRLSQVPLIAENTTICNNSVSTTHMMGDSASAAEFFVGIGIICFLYSMIALLVYLGYMHVYKDSDFGPIFDLVITAILVFLWLVCSSAWAKGLQNVKDATDTNGISSTLAFCKGGNITCEVTEFASMRTLNISVMFGYLNMFVWAGNSWFVYKETRWHSQKFSSQAGPGRQQIPAPI, from the exons CTCACAGCCATATTTGCTTTTGGAAGCTGTGGGGGCTACGTAGGGAGGAACATCATATCTATTTTCTGTGGCGATGGCAGAAATGAAACACTCAACGCCAATTTTCACTATCCATTTAG GTTAAGCCAGGTCCCGCTCATTGCAGAAAACACCACTATTTGTAATAACTCCGTCTCTACTACACACATGATGGGAGACTCGGCTTCTGCGGCAGAGTTCTTTGTAGGCATCGGGATAATCTGCTTCCTGTATAGCATGATAGCTCTGTTGGTTTATTTGGGCTACATGCACGTCTACAAGGACTCTGACTTTGGACCCATTTTT GACTTGGTGATCACAGCAATCTTGGTTTTCCTCTGGCTGGTGTGTTCGTCCGCCTGGGCGAAGGGCCTGCAGAATGTGAAGGACGCCACAGATACTAATGGCATCAGTTCCACGCTAGCATTTTGCAAGGGCGGCAACATCACCTGTGAGGTTACGGAGTTTGCCAGCATGCGGACCCTCAACATCTCTGTG ATGTTCGGCTACCTTAACATGTTTGTGTGGGCAGGGAACTCCTGGTTTGTGTACAAGGAAACTCGTTGGCATTCCCAGAAATTCTCTTCCCAAGCTGGACCTGGAAGACAGCAAATCCCTGCGCCAATCTAA